A window of the candidate division Zixibacteria bacterium HGW-Zixibacteria-1 genome harbors these coding sequences:
- a CDS encoding cobyrinic acid a,c-diamide synthase: MSVKIPRLVIAGLSGDSGKTVVSLSLINSLRRKGYSVSVFKKGPDYIDAAWLGTAAGTVCRNLDTYMVTPEIVFATFFRNASKTDISIIEGNRGIFDGKDLIGTHSTSGLAGLLQAPVVLVINVSKVTRTVAAIISGCISFDPNVRIAGVILNKVAGKRHQKIITESIEKYCGIPVLGAVPKLGEDASLIPGRHLGLITPAEFNSSHEFSDLLTEIGEKYLDIEKLVEIAGTASLLDDTGESGEKEIPANVKIGYFKDSIFTFYYPENLEALERSGAELVPVSSTDDKHLPDIDGLYIGGGFPETQADRLMSNHSMMMSVREASQNGMPIYAECGGLIYLSRSIIWNDNNYPMAGIFPIDLKMNLKPAGHGYAEVLIDKDNPFFDTGDTVRGHEFHYSSLESSSTAPNSCMAVETGAGIGGGRDGLLLKNTLATYTHIHADGVAGWAPAFVNKALAYKKNINGRVTGSSRVAV; encoded by the coding sequence ATGTCTGTTAAGATACCGCGCCTGGTAATCGCCGGTCTTTCCGGCGATTCCGGCAAAACAGTTGTAAGCTTGAGTCTGATTAACAGTCTTCGACGCAAAGGATATTCTGTTTCTGTATTCAAGAAAGGACCCGATTACATCGATGCGGCCTGGCTCGGAACAGCGGCCGGCACTGTTTGCCGAAATCTCGACACCTATATGGTTACCCCCGAGATTGTCTTCGCAACTTTCTTTCGCAACGCTTCCAAAACCGATATTTCCATTATTGAAGGTAATCGCGGTATCTTTGATGGAAAAGACCTCATTGGCACACACAGTACATCGGGGCTTGCCGGGCTATTGCAGGCCCCGGTTGTACTGGTCATCAATGTAAGTAAAGTCACTCGAACAGTGGCCGCAATTATCAGCGGCTGTATTTCATTTGATCCGAATGTCAGGATCGCCGGCGTGATTCTCAACAAGGTGGCCGGCAAAAGACATCAAAAAATTATTACCGAATCAATCGAAAAGTATTGCGGGATTCCGGTGCTGGGCGCCGTTCCAAAACTTGGTGAGGATGCCTCTCTCATACCGGGACGTCATCTGGGTCTGATAACGCCGGCGGAATTTAATTCAAGCCATGAATTCTCGGATTTATTGACCGAAATCGGCGAAAAATATCTGGATATTGAAAAACTGGTGGAGATTGCCGGAACGGCTTCTCTGCTTGATGACACCGGTGAATCCGGCGAAAAGGAAATTCCGGCAAACGTGAAAATAGGCTATTTCAAGGATTCCATCTTCACGTTTTATTATCCCGAAAATCTTGAGGCTCTCGAAAGAAGCGGCGCCGAACTGGTGCCGGTTTCTTCGACGGACGATAAACATTTGCCCGATATCGACGGGCTCTACATCGGCGGAGGCTTTCCGGAAACCCAGGCCGACCGGCTTATGAGCAATCATTCAATGATGATGTCGGTCCGCGAAGCCTCGCAAAACGGTATGCCCATATATGCCGAATGCGGGGGGCTTATTTATCTCTCCCGCTCGATTATCTGGAATGACAACAATTATCCCATGGCCGGGATATTTCCAATAGATTTAAAAATGAACCTTAAGCCGGCCGGTCACGGATATGCCGAGGTTCTGATTGATAAAGACAATCCATTTTTTGATACGGGCGACACAGTCAGGGGGCATGAATTTCATTATTCGAGTCTTGAATCATCTTCGACTGCTCCGAACAGTTGTATGGCTGTTGAAACCGGCGCCGGAATCGGCGGCGGTCGTGACGGGTTGTTATTAAAAAATACTCTGGCAACATATACGCATATTCATGCCGATGGAGTCGCCGGCTGGGCTCCGGCATTTGTCAATAAGGCACTGGCCTATAAAAAAAACATTAACGGGAGAGTGACCGGCAGCAGCCGCGTTGCGGTTTAA
- the dsrB gene encoding dissimilatory-type sulfite reductase subunit beta — MQDRRTDYGPPHYEQFLPPIIKENYGKWKYHELIKPGVMVHVSETDAKLYTIRAASGRLLSIDKIRMYCDLADKYCDGYLRFTSRHNVEFLLSKKENIDPLIKDLDAIGHPIGGIGNAISSIVHTQGWVHCHSAATDASGIVKCVMDDLIEYFTETKLPGKLRIALACCLNMCGAVHCSDIAILGIHRRPPRVDHENLRKVCEIPNVSASCPTAAIRPATVNGNPSVEVIEEQCMFCANCFTVCPAMTLNDPLNDGVSIWVGGKVSNARHEPMFSKLAIPFLPNNPPRWPEVTTAVRSLVELWAKNARKYERMGEWIERIGWPKFFRMSGIEFQKEHIDDFKHAGLTFKRSTHLTF, encoded by the coding sequence ATGCAAGACAGAAGGACCGATTATGGCCCTCCGCATTATGAACAGTTTTTGCCGCCAATAATTAAAGAAAATTACGGCAAATGGAAATATCATGAGTTGATCAAACCGGGCGTGATGGTTCACGTTTCCGAGACCGATGCCAAATTATACACTATTCGGGCCGCCTCCGGAAGACTTCTCAGTATCGACAAGATTCGCATGTACTGCGATCTGGCAGACAAGTACTGTGACGGCTATCTGCGCTTTACCAGCCGTCATAATGTCGAGTTTTTGCTGAGCAAGAAGGAAAACATCGATCCTTTGATTAAGGATCTGGACGCTATCGGGCACCCGATCGGTGGTATCGGCAATGCTATATCATCCATCGTTCATACTCAGGGCTGGGTTCACTGCCATTCGGCGGCCACCGATGCTTCGGGTATCGTGAAGTGCGTCATGGATGATCTGATTGAATACTTCACGGAGACCAAGCTCCCCGGCAAACTCAGAATCGCCCTGGCCTGCTGCCTGAACATGTGTGGCGCGGTTCACTGTTCCGACATAGCTATTCTCGGTATTCACCGTCGTCCCCCGCGGGTTGACCACGAAAATCTGAGAAAAGTCTGTGAAATTCCCAACGTCTCCGCTTCATGTCCCACGGCCGCCATCAGGCCCGCCACGGTCAATGGCAATCCGTCGGTTGAGGTCATCGAAGAACAGTGCATGTTCTGCGCCAACTGCTTTACCGTTTGTCCTGCAATGACGCTGAATGATCCGCTCAACGATGGTGTCTCGATCTGGGTCGGCGGAAAGGTATCCAATGCCAGACATGAACCGATGTTCTCGAAACTGGCGATTCCCTTCCTGCCGAACAATCCGCCGCGCTGGCCGGAAGTTACCACGGCAGTCAGGAGCCTGGTTGAGCTGTGGGCGAAAAATGCACGCAAATACGAAAGAATGGGCGAATGGATTGAACGCATCGGTTGGCCCAAATTCTTCAGGATGTCCGGTATTGAATTCCAGAAGGAGCATATCGACGACTTCAAGCATGCCGGTCTGACGTTTAAGCGTTCGACACATTTAACCTTCTAA
- the dsrA gene encoding dissimilatory-type sulfite reductase subunit alpha produces MADNIPKTPKLDELEKGPWPSFVREIKMAAKRSPMAGDLLGQLEQSYNEKVGYWKHGGIVGVMGYGGGVIGRYSALPEKYPNVSHFHTMRINQPAGWYYTTDALRKICDIWEKHGSGLTNMHGSTGDIILLGTRTEELEPVFSELQKINFDIGGSGSDLRTPSCCCGMSRCEWACYDTMALTHDLTMHYQDELHRPAFPYKFKFKMSGCPNDCVASIARADMSIIGTWRDSIQIDKDAVREYAERGMDIQSDVVANCPAKCMEWDGKELNIENEYCVRCMHCINVMPKALRPGKDRGATILLGSKAPIIEGAFLSSVFIPFMKIKPPYDEIKSLVDKIWDVWGEEGKNRERVGEFIQRVGLGNFLDAIEMEPVAEMVAHPRENPYVFYEEYYEEDDGEEEEEKA; encoded by the coding sequence ATGGCGGACAATATCCCAAAAACCCCAAAACTGGACGAGCTTGAGAAAGGGCCGTGGCCGAGTTTTGTCAGAGAGATAAAAATGGCGGCCAAAAGAAGCCCGATGGCGGGCGACCTTCTCGGGCAATTGGAACAGTCGTACAATGAGAAAGTCGGATACTGGAAGCACGGCGGTATTGTTGGTGTTATGGGCTACGGCGGCGGCGTTATCGGCCGCTATTCGGCTCTTCCCGAAAAATACCCGAATGTGTCGCACTTCCATACCATGCGAATCAATCAGCCCGCCGGCTGGTATTACACAACCGACGCTTTGCGGAAGATATGCGACATCTGGGAAAAACATGGATCCGGTTTGACCAATATGCACGGATCGACCGGCGATATCATCCTTCTGGGGACAAGGACAGAGGAACTGGAGCCGGTCTTTTCCGAGCTACAGAAAATCAATTTCGATATTGGCGGGTCCGGTTCTGATCTTAGAACTCCAAGCTGCTGTTGCGGTATGTCACGATGCGAATGGGCCTGTTATGATACCATGGCGTTGACTCACGATTTGACCATGCATTATCAGGATGAACTTCATCGTCCCGCATTCCCCTACAAATTCAAATTCAAAATGTCCGGATGCCCCAACGACTGTGTCGCCTCGATTGCCCGTGCCGATATGTCCATCATCGGAACCTGGCGCGATTCGATCCAGATCGATAAAGACGCCGTCAGAGAATATGCCGAACGCGGCATGGATATTCAAAGCGATGTTGTCGCTAACTGCCCCGCAAAATGTATGGAATGGGACGGTAAGGAACTGAACATCGAAAATGAATATTGTGTTAGATGCATGCATTGTATCAATGTTATGCCTAAGGCCCTGAGACCCGGTAAGGACCGCGGCGCCACTATCCTGCTCGGATCGAAGGCTCCGATTATCGAGGGCGCTTTCCTATCCTCAGTCTTTATTCCGTTTATGAAGATTAAACCTCCTTACGACGAGATTAAAAGTCTGGTTGACAAAATCTGGGATGTATGGGGTGAAGAAGGTAAAAACCGCGAACGTGTGGGCGAATTTATCCAGCGTGTCGGCCTTGGTAATTTCCTTGATGCCATTGAGATGGAACCGGTCGCCGAGATGGTTGCCCATCCCCGCGAGAATCCCTATGTCTTCTATGAAGAATATTATGAAGAGGATGATGGTGAAGAAGAGGAAGAAAAAGCGTAA
- a CDS encoding heterodisulfide reductase subunit A, translating to MDPKIGVYICKGCEIGASLDIDQLIKESEAGKLPICKTHDCLCNKEAVDMIKQDIAGEALNRIVVAACSNRVFPELFDFGKDVLTDRVNLREQVVWSHKANDEDTQMLAEDYVRMGIAKSKHTELPEPHLEETSKDIMVVGGGMTGMTAALAAADAGYKVNLIEKSPQLGGWATKFKKVFPKHPPYQDLEDTGVADLIEKVNGHKNITVHTATAIKKTEGQPGKFNVTLTANGNETNLVIGSIVQATGWVPYEPHKLGKWGYGVSPDVVTNIQIEEMANNGGIKRPSDGKPIDSIAFLQCAGSRDQEHLPYCSAVCCRVSLKQAMYVREQYPDAKIYIIYKDVRSPQQYEMFYAHAQKDEGLFLTKGELAGVSKDDDGRLIIDVQETLLGEDIRVKADMVVLATGMVPTTKVPDEMIEAYKKALAEAKEKGEEEKTEDGKKPAAAAEPGARILNLTYRQGTDLPTLKYGFPDSHFICFPYETRRTGIYAAGAVRAPMDFAGGTNDAYGAAMKAIQAVVAMSEGKAVHPRAGDTSFPDFFLQRCTQCKRCTEECPFGTLDEDTKGTPLPNPFRCRRCGICLGACPERIISFKNYSINSISSMIKSIHVPDEFEEKPRILAFICENDALPSIDMAGLKKLQYNAYVRIIPLRCLGSMNSIWVGDALSSGFDGVMLIGCKKGDDYQCHFIRGSELANTRMDNVRDKLKQLVLEEDRVELIELAISDYYKIPKIFDDFLEVIESVGPNPYKDM from the coding sequence ATGGATCCGAAAATTGGTGTTTATATATGCAAGGGCTGTGAAATCGGCGCCAGTCTCGATATAGATCAGTTGATCAAGGAATCGGAAGCGGGCAAACTTCCAATATGCAAGACCCATGACTGTCTCTGCAACAAAGAAGCGGTCGATATGATAAAGCAGGACATTGCCGGCGAAGCCCTGAACCGGATCGTCGTGGCGGCCTGTTCCAACCGGGTTTTCCCGGAATTGTTTGATTTCGGCAAGGATGTCCTGACCGATCGTGTCAATCTGCGCGAGCAGGTAGTCTGGTCGCATAAGGCCAATGACGAGGATACTCAGATGCTGGCTGAAGATTATGTCCGGATGGGCATTGCCAAATCCAAGCATACCGAGCTTCCTGAGCCGCATCTCGAGGAAACCAGTAAAGATATAATGGTTGTCGGCGGCGGTATGACCGGCATGACAGCGGCCCTGGCCGCAGCTGATGCCGGCTATAAGGTGAATCTGATCGAAAAAAGCCCACAACTTGGGGGCTGGGCGACCAAATTTAAAAAAGTCTTTCCCAAACATCCCCCGTATCAGGATCTCGAGGATACCGGCGTCGCCGATCTGATCGAAAAGGTCAATGGACATAAAAATATCACGGTCCATACCGCAACGGCTATCAAAAAGACCGAGGGTCAGCCGGGCAAATTCAATGTGACTTTGACCGCCAACGGAAATGAAACGAATTTGGTCATCGGCTCCATTGTCCAGGCCACCGGATGGGTTCCTTATGAACCCCACAAACTTGGGAAATGGGGTTATGGTGTTTCTCCCGATGTTGTCACCAATATCCAGATTGAAGAAATGGCCAATAACGGCGGGATAAAGCGCCCTTCGGACGGCAAGCCGATAGACAGTATCGCTTTCCTGCAATGTGCCGGTTCCCGTGACCAGGAACATCTCCCCTACTGTTCCGCGGTATGCTGCCGGGTTTCATTGAAGCAGGCGATGTATGTCAGGGAGCAATATCCTGATGCCAAGATTTATATAATTTACAAAGATGTCCGGTCGCCGCAACAGTATGAAATGTTTTACGCCCATGCCCAGAAAGACGAGGGACTGTTCCTGACCAAGGGTGAACTGGCCGGCGTCTCAAAAGATGATGATGGCAGGCTGATAATAGACGTTCAGGAGACCCTGCTCGGCGAGGATATCAGGGTAAAGGCGGATATGGTGGTTCTGGCCACCGGCATGGTTCCCACCACCAAGGTCCCCGATGAGATGATTGAAGCCTATAAAAAGGCGCTTGCGGAAGCCAAGGAGAAGGGCGAGGAAGAAAAGACCGAGGACGGTAAGAAGCCGGCTGCGGCCGCCGAACCGGGGGCCAGAATTCTGAATCTGACCTACCGCCAGGGGACCGATCTGCCGACTCTTAAATACGGTTTTCCGGATTCGCACTTTATCTGCTTCCCCTATGAAACCAGAAGGACCGGTATTTATGCGGCCGGGGCGGTTCGCGCTCCAATGGATTTTGCCGGCGGCACGAACGACGCCTACGGAGCGGCGATGAAAGCCATCCAGGCCGTCGTGGCAATGAGCGAAGGCAAGGCGGTTCACCCGCGGGCCGGAGACACCAGTTTCCCGGATTTCTTCCTGCAGCGATGTACACAGTGCAAGCGGTGCACGGAAGAATGTCCTTTCGGCACCCTTGACGAAGACACCAAGGGAACGCCCCTGCCAAACCCATTCCGCTGCCGGCGCTGTGGTATCTGCCTCGGAGCCTGTCCGGAGCGAATTATTTCTTTTAAGAACTACAGCATCAATTCGATTTCCAGCATGATCAAATCGATCCATGTTCCCGATGAGTTCGAGGAAAAACCACGAATTCTTGCCTTCATCTGCGAAAATGACGCCCTTCCCTCAATCGACATGGCGGGATTGAAGAAACTTCAATATAATGCCTATGTCAGGATCATTCCTCTCAGATGCCTGGGTTCGATGAACTCCATCTGGGTCGGGGATGCCCTTTCGAGCGGGTTTGACGGGGTCATGCTGATCGGCTGCAAGAAAGGCGATGATTACCAGTGTCATTTCATCCGTGGCAGCGAGCTGGCCAATACCCGTATGGACAATGTCAGGGACAAACTCAAACAGTTGGTTCTTGAAGAGGACCGGGTGGAATTAATTGAGCTGGCCATTTCCGATTACTACAAGATTCCGAAGATTTTTGATGATTTTCTGGAGGTCATCGAATCGGTCGGCCCGAATCCTTATAAGGATATGTAA
- a CDS encoding heterodisulfide reductase subunit A gives MAEFEPVDSQIKADILVVGGGIAGMTAAIETAEVGKHVILVEKLPSLGGRVASIHQYFPKLCPPTCGIEINLKRIRLNPHVRVLTLAEVESVSGSPGDYEIKITLKPRYVNDKCTACGDCEQVCEIERDNEYNYGLNKSKAIYIPHLMAYPPRYVIDPEFANDDRMKKCVEACKYDAIELDMQPKTITAKVGAIVWATGWKPYDATKIDNLGFGKYKNVVTNVIMERLASANGPTEGKILRPSDQKEVTKVGFVQCAGSRDENHLPYCSAVCCLASMKQATYIRSQYPEAEVHMFYIDVRSPGRLEDFYTKAQEDKKLHFHRGKVAKIEENPANHNLILHAENTLTGEITKTEVDLAVLATGMVPNTAEVAPPLDTPLDEFGFIVTDTGGGIIGAGTAVRPMEVAASIQDATGVALKALNIGARR, from the coding sequence ATGGCCGAATTTGAACCGGTTGACAGCCAGATCAAAGCCGATATCCTGGTGGTCGGCGGCGGCATTGCCGGAATGACAGCCGCCATCGAAACCGCTGAGGTCGGTAAACATGTTATTCTGGTGGAGAAGCTGCCCAGTCTCGGCGGACGCGTGGCATCGATACATCAATACTTCCCCAAACTATGTCCCCCGACATGCGGAATAGAAATTAATCTCAAGCGAATACGCTTGAATCCACATGTCAGGGTTCTGACTCTGGCCGAAGTGGAAAGCGTTTCCGGAAGCCCGGGCGATTATGAGATAAAGATTACCCTGAAGCCGCGCTATGTCAATGATAAGTGCACCGCCTGCGGCGATTGCGAGCAGGTCTGTGAAATAGAGCGCGACAATGAATACAACTACGGATTGAACAAAAGCAAGGCCATTTATATTCCTCACCTGATGGCGTATCCGCCGCGTTATGTCATCGATCCCGAATTCGCCAATGACGACAGGATGAAAAAATGCGTCGAGGCCTGCAAGTACGATGCCATCGAACTCGACATGCAACCGAAGACGATTACGGCAAAAGTGGGAGCCATCGTCTGGGCGACCGGCTGGAAGCCTTACGATGCGACCAAAATCGATAATCTCGGTTTCGGCAAATATAAAAATGTCGTGACCAATGTTATCATGGAGCGGCTGGCGTCGGCCAATGGCCCGACCGAGGGCAAAATACTCCGCCCGTCGGATCAGAAGGAAGTTACCAAAGTCGGCTTTGTGCAATGTGCCGGATCGCGCGACGAGAACCACCTTCCCTATTGCTCCGCCGTTTGCTGCCTGGCCTCGATGAAACAGGCGACATATATCCGGTCCCAATATCCGGAGGCTGAAGTTCATATGTTTTACATCGATGTCCGGTCGCCGGGACGGCTCGAAGATTTCTATACCAAGGCACAGGAAGATAAAAAACTGCATTTTCACCGGGGCAAAGTGGCCAAAATCGAAGAAAATCCGGCCAACCATAATTTGATCCTTCATGCCGAAAATACTTTAACCGGCGAAATTACCAAGACCGAGGTCGATTTGGCGGTTCTGGCCACCGGCATGGTTCCCAATACGGCCGAAGTCGCTCCGCCTCTGGACACACCACTTGATGAATTCGGCTTTATTGTCACCGATACGGGCGGGGGGATTATTGGAGCCGGAACGGCCGTCCGGCCGATGGAGGTCGCCGCATCCATACAGGATGCCACCGGCGTTGCTTTGAAGGCATTAAATATCGGGGCGAGGAGGTAA